The Cyanobacterium stanieri LEGE 03274 nucleotide sequence TTTTTGATTACCTATGATTAATATACAATAATACTAGCTAAAAAATAGAAAATAATATCCATTTAAAACGCTATAATATGGAATATAAATTATTTTAACTTTTGATAAAACCAAAAATATCTTATGAGTAATAGTAAAACAATGAAGCCATTAACTGTAGGAAGTTTATTTGCTGGGATTGGTGGTATTTGTACTGGTTTTACGAAAGCTGGATATAAGATAAAGTGGGCAAACGAATATGATAAAAAAGCCTGTGAAACCTACAGATATAACTATCAACATCAATTATATGAGCAAGACATAAACACAGTTAACAGTCCCCAAGAATGGGGATATGTTGATGTAATAACTTCTGGTTTTCCTTGTCAAGCCTTTTCTGTTGCTGGTTATAGACAGGGATTTAGTGATGAAAAGGGAAGGGGTAATTTATT carries:
- a CDS encoding DNA cytosine methyltransferase, whose product is MKPLTVGSLFAGIGGICTGFTKAGYKIKWANEYDKKACETYRYNYQHQLYEQDINTVNSPQEWGYVDVITSGFPCQAFSVAGYRQGFSDEKGRGNLFFETARFIEAIQPKAYLEMSSQDSR